One window from the genome of Crassostrea angulata isolate pt1a10 chromosome 2, ASM2561291v2, whole genome shotgun sequence encodes:
- the LOC128172119 gene encoding multiple epidermal growth factor-like domains protein 10 gives MKIQVSVGISTLFLLEYCHCFENLCRRNSTTVLQSSTYGNQQETLAIDGDLQTKYRYCAHTDVNQTVAWFQVDLGKSYSIGNVTLYYRKDGLGNNEWQPYRFRQFYLDVSDLPASQKTTAHRTRCYTDNTTHPDVLPHIIDIPCKHTARYVIVETTYDAPEDDPTSGAILEICEIEVYGCETGEYGDDCKPCSECKTCDVNNGICDCFSMCINQTCDGTRGHCTFGCETGYWGSTCASLCPDKCQDQKCFRDNGLCETCEPGHWGIHCNHTCSSFCNKNICNQSNGGCCKGCIMGRYGDTCDNACSSGCVHGSCDSQSASCSEGCHQNWMGTRCDRCDSTHYGLNCSKRCSFNCTIGCTKDTGVCYSCVEGKFGEYCDKTCGTGCVSGCDQYSGQCVCKLGWQSDRCEDCSPHHYGVNCNKKCSSNCLYGTCYRNNGTCKGGCKCSVIEELSLQVQHLPKSNMETFQYVVIGILGLSLLLNMFFILRKIRCKVCENTAEEDSTSLQMISRVSCNETYYLNPIELINEDPKEESCICEEEVDGCPEPHYAHIQKTSEKNTDGQTCEKEC, from the exons atgaaGATACAGGTATCAGTAGGAATATCAACATTATTTCTCTTGGAGTATTGTCATTGTTTTG AGAATCTCTGTAGAAGAAATTCAACGACCGTATTACAGAGTTCAACCTATGGAAATCAGCAGGAAACTTTGGCAATAGACGGTGATTTACAGACAAAATATCGTTATTGTGCACATACTGATGTAAATCAAACAGTCGCTTGGTTCCAGGTTGATCTTGGAAAATCTTACAGCATAGGTAACGTCACACTGTATTACAGGAAGGACG GACTAGGAAATAACGAGTGGCAGCCCTATAGGTTCAGACAGTTTTATTTGGATGTATCAGATCTTCCTGCATCGCAGAAAACAACAGCACATAGAACCCGCTGTTACACTGACAACACAACACATCCTGATGTACTTCCACATATAATAGACATCCCTTGTAAACACACAGCTCGATACGTCATTGTGGAGACCACTTATGACGCTCCTGAAGATGATCCTACTTCGGGGGCTATCCTAGAAATCTGTGAAATAGAGGTGTAtg GATGCGAAACTGGGGAATATGGCGATGATTGTAAACCGTGCTCAGAATGTAAGACTTGTGACGTAAACAACGGAATTTGTG ATTGTTTTTCCATGTGCATTAATCAAACCTGTGACGGCACCCGTGGACATTGCACGTTTGGATGCGAGACCGGATACTGGGGTTCTACATGTGCATCATTATGCCCTGATAAATGTCAAGACCAGAAATGTTTCCGAGATAATGGATTGTGTGAAACTTGTGAGCCAGGTCATTGGGGAATTCATTGTAACCATACATGCTCatcattttgtaacaaaaatatatgcaatCAATCTAATGGTGGGTGTTGTAAAGGCTGCATCATGGGAAGGTATGGTGACACATGCGACAATGCGTGTAGTTCAGGGTGTGTACACGGGTCATGTGACTCACAAAGTGCATCATGCTCTGAGGGATGTCATCAAAATTGGATGGGAACTCGATGCGATA gatGTGATTCCACACATTATGGTTTAAACTGCTCCAAGAGATGCAGCTTTAACTGTACCATTGGTTGTACCAAAGATACCGGAGTCTGTTATAGTTGTGTAGAAGGAAAGTTTGGAGAATATTGTGACAAAACGTGTGGCACTGGATGTGTATCTGGCTGTGATCAATACAGTGGACAGTGCGTGTGTAAACTTGGATGGCAGAGTGACAGATGTGAAG ATTGCAGTCCTCATCATTATGGTGtgaattgtaataaaaaatgcaGCTCAAATTGTCTGTATGGAACATGCTATAGAAACAACGGAACATGCAAAGGTGGTTGCAAATGCAGCGTTATAGAAGAACTGAGTCTCCAGG TACAGCACTTACCAAAATCAAACATGGAAACCTTTCAATATGTGGTAATCGGGATTTTGGGTCTGAGCCTCCTTTTgaatatgtttttcattttacg GAAAATCAGATGTAAAGTTTGTGAAAATACAGCAGAGGAAGATTCAACAAGTCTCCAGATGATAAGCAGAGTCTCATGTAATGAAACATATTACCTGAACCCTATAGAACTTATAAATGAAGACCCGAAGGAAGAGTCATGCATTTGTGAGGAAGAAGTTGATGGGTGCCCGGAACCGCATTACGCACATATTCAGAAAACCTCTGAAAAAAATACTGATGGACAAACCTGTGAGAAAGAGTGTTAA